One Natator depressus isolate rNatDep1 chromosome 5, rNatDep2.hap1, whole genome shotgun sequence DNA segment encodes these proteins:
- the RMI1 gene encoding recQ-mediated genome instability protein 1 produces the protein MSGSSVAGKVETWLSSTWHVKVPLTWLEACINWIQQENGCNLTQAQINKQVFEQWLLTDLRDLDYPVLPDCILDGPKGELNGFYSIQIDSLVDVSQPAYSQLQKIRGKNTVNEEVTANTQAPQKSWESKPTRMLMLQLTDGIHQIQGMEYQPIPVLHSNLPPGTKITIQGNIAYRLGVLLLKSENVKLLGGEVDALLEDYAQERVLARLIGEAENPNPVKQHDHEQGILGAVDELGQTLGPSDEELLASLDENDEFTINHEVPLESGYCSRSNNSNTATHLLLSSNENYSQQEFGILLPGANEEQSVPAMEDVDGDLDDFSLEDDLFLEEEIQEEIQTMQPPVINKTIDIITQRFSHMPRSSLSYTSEKDDRGQLDSVSKEKSCGRELSVGDESSTSNFSLHHNVQHSKSFTNDFSLENVLEQKCNKIDVVKSSQKNCSFSGSRLLNKRLVNFSKTDSEINKQSYCVQTFSYRTTEKCKSLELDSPPFTYISVLLANTAETVTTVKVKAFIVTLTGNLTSSSGFWNIMAKISDGTAYLEVDIADEILTSLIGFSVSEMKQLRKDPILHQKLKDGLQKCQRELIDLCCLMTIEFNPFQSKATVLILQDVDAVDLENLKKRLDK, from the coding sequence ATGAGTGGATCTAGTGTTGCAGGAAAAGTGGAAACCTGGCTTTCTTCTACGTGGCATGTTAAAGTTCCTCTGACGTGGCTAGAAGCTTGTATTAACTGGATCCAACAAGAAAATGGTTGTAATTTAACTCAAGCTCAGATTAACAAACAGGTATTTGAGCAGTGGCTTCTTACAGATCTGAGAGATTTGGACTATCCTGTTTTGCCTGATTGTATCTTAGATGGTCCAAAAGGAGAACTGAATGGCTTTTATTCCATACAGATTGATTCACTGGTGGATGTTAGCCAGCCTGCATATTCCCAGTTGCAAAAGATTAGAGgaaaaaatactgtaaatgaaGAAGTAACAGCCAACACTCAGGCACCCCAAAAGTCCTGGGAATCAAAGCCTACCCGAATGCTGATGCTGCAGCTAACTGATGGAATACATCAAATTCAGGGTATGGAATACCAACCCATTCCTGTCCTCCATAGTAATCTTCCTCCAGGTACAAAAATTACAATACAGGGTAACATTGCATATCGTCTTGGAGTTCTTTTGCTAAAATCAGAAAATGTGAAATTGTTGGGGGGCGAAGTAGATGCTCTTCTGGAGGACTATGCTCAGGAAAGAGTCCTTGCCAGGTTAATTGGAGAAGCTGAGAACCCTAATCCTGTCAAGCAGCATGATCATGAACAAGGCATTTTAGGAGCTGTTGATGAACTAGGACAAACTCTAGGACCTTCAGATGAAGAGCTTCTAGCAAGTCTTGATGAAAATGATGAATTTACCATAAATCATGAAGTTCCTTTAGAAAGTGGATATTGTAGCAGAAGTAACAACTCAAATACAGCCACACATTTGCTCCTTTCAAGCAATGAAAACTACTCACAACAGGAATTTGGGATCCTCTTGCCTGGGGCAAATGAAGAACAAAGTGTTCCAGCTATGGAGGATGTTGATGGAGATTTAGATGACTTCTCATTGGAAGATGACTTGTTTTTAGAAGAAGAGATCCAAGAAGAAATTCAGACAATGCAGCCACCGGTCATAAACAAAACCATAGATATCATTACACAAAGATTTTCACATATGCCAAGATCTTCACTAAGTTACACATCTGAAAAAGATGACAGAGGTCAGTTGGATTCAGTTAGCAAAGAAAAATCCTGTGGGAGAGAACTGTCTGTTGGTGATGAAAGTAGTACAAGTAATTTTTCACTACACCATAATGTACAACACTCCAAGAGCTTTACCAACGATTTCTCCTTGGAAAATGTTCTTGAGCAGAAGTGTAATAAGATAGATGTAGTTAAGAGCAGTCAAAAAAATTGTAGTTTTTCTGGCAGTAGATTGTTAAACAAAAGACTAGTTAATTTTTCAAAAACTGATTCAGAGATAAACAAACAAAGTTACTGTGTACAAACCTTTTCTTACAGAACAACAGAGAAATGCAAAAGTCTTGAGTTAGATTCCCCACCTTTTACATATATTTCTGTTCTACTTGCAAATACCGCAGAAACTGTTACAACAGTGAAAGTTAAAGCCTTTATTGTAACCCttactggaaatctcacaagCAGCAGTGGCTTCTGGAATATAATGGCAAAAATCTCTGATGGTACCGCTTATCTAGAGGTAGACATTGCTGATGAAATTCTAACCAGCTTAATTGGATTTTCAGTGTCTGAAATGAAACAGTTAAGGAAAGATCCCATTCTACATCAGAAGCTTAAGGATGGTTTGCAGAAATGCCAAAGAGAACTGATAGATCTTTGTTGTTTGATGACTATTGAATTTAATCCCTTTCAATCTAAAGCAACAGTACTAATTTTACAAGATGTTGATGCAGTAGATCTAGAAAACTTGAAGAAACGTTTAGATAAATAG